A window of the Bradyrhizobium ottawaense genome harbors these coding sequences:
- a CDS encoding DUF6894 family protein, whose product MPPYYFHYRDGSSIFEDGVGEVFAASLAMQHATKLARELARSGEPANAAIVVVEGGQHLFEVPLGTGRLA is encoded by the coding sequence ATGCCACCCTACTATTTTCATTACCGGGACGGATCATCGATATTCGAGGATGGAGTCGGCGAGGTGTTTGCGGCCTCCTTGGCCATGCAGCATGCCACGAAGCTCGCTCGGGAATTGGCGCGAAGCGGCGAACCGGCCAATGCCGCGATCGTCGTCGTCGAAGGCGGCCAGCATCTTTTCGAAGTTCCGCTGGGCACAGGGCGACT